The region TCGTAAGTCGCAGCAGAGCTTGTTGCGGTAAGCGGAAAGCTGGCTTTGAGCAGCACGTGGGTCTCATGCCAGTCGATATTGTTGACCACATCTACATGAGGAGTAGAGGCGTAGAGAGTAATGTCCTGTACAAAAGTGGATTTGCTCCAGTGGCGAGTGATGCGAATGATTTCACGAAGCGGACCGCGTTCGATGGTCTCGATGCTGCTAAGTGCGAGTAGGTCGGTCTCCTGCTTGTCGTAGTCCTTATCGATGTTCCATGCATCTTCGACGCGGATGCTGTCGAGATTATGCTCGGTTAGGCTCCGGCCGGTGTCGACGAAGGTCTCCAGCTTGTTGCCGCATTGACCAGGGACGATGCTCTCAAACTTCACCTTTTTTTGATAAAGGCTCGTGATGCAGCCGGTCTTCGGATCGAGCGTGACGCGGAGGAATGCGTTCTCCATCGTGGTTCCACGCAGTGCGAGGTCGCTCGTAACTTTGCGTTGACCAGGGACTGCGTGAAGAACGGTATACCCAACAGAGGGCACGTTTCCAGGCCGAAGAAGCAGATGGTATGTGTTCGTTGCTTCGTCTTTGGATAAGACCTGCACGAGTACAGGTTTATTGTCAGCATCGAGTACGCTGATGCCATTGGGGGTGGGCTGTGGCATTTGCACAGAGACAGTGACCATGCCGGAGCGGTCCCAGCTCAATGGATTCCAGACGACGATGGGTACGCCGGGATGCATCGCCGTATTGATGTGGCTGTTAAGTTCGCGAAGCGCGTTACTGGTAGCCTCGTAGGCGATCCTGTGAGCTTCGTCATAATCCTTCTGTGCATCTTTGTAGACGGGGGCAATGGCAGTCCCGGCGGCGACATCATGGAACTCATTGAAAGCTTTCTTCTTCCATGCTTCCGTCAGTTGTTCGCCGGGATATTCAAGACCGCCGAGCCATGCAAGCGAGGAGTATTTTTCGGCATCGAGCAACCACTCATCACTGTGACGCATGTTGGCCTTCTGAGCAGCCTGACTGGTAAAGGTACCGCGGTGATGCTCGAGATAGATCTCATCGTTCCAGACGGGAAGGTGAATCCTGCCATCGGATTGAACAGGAAGATGCGTGTCGCCGGCGGCCAGGGTCTTATAGTTCCAGACGGGCATGCCGGTAGTAGCAATATGCGAATTCATATCGTTGAAGAATGACTGAGAGGTGCGGAACTCGACACGCGGGTAGATGCGGTTGGGATTGGACCAGTCAATGCCATTCTCGATGGACTCACGCGCACCGGTGATATTGAGTCTCCCCAGGCTGGGGCCGTAGACGTGCATCAGCTCTTGTTGGCCCGGATTGAGTTTGATAGCGACGGCAAGGTCGCGTGCCATCTCATCGGCTTCGGTCCCTTGCACGATATCGTGCGGAAAGTAGGACAGGACGCGACTGCCGTCAGGTGACTGCCACCAGAAGAGTTTGAGTGGAAGCGGATTGGTGTCGTTGTAACGAAGTTTCTGCGTGATAAAGTAGTCGATGCCCGACTTCTTATAGATCTGTGGGAGCTGCCAGTCGTAGCCGAAGGAGTCGACATTCCATCCAATTTTGACGTCGACATTGAACTTCTGCTGAAAGTAGCGCTTGCCCAGTAGAAGTTGACGGACCTGCGATTCGCCGTCCGTCATGTTGAGGTCGGGTTCGACCCACATGCCGCCGACTAACTCCCATCGCCCCTCTTTCACGCGCTTCTGGATCTCAGCAAATATCCCGGGAAACTTTTCTTCCATCCATTCGTAATACTGCGCGCTGGACTGGGACAAGGTGTATTGAGGATATTCGCGCATCATCTGGAGAGCGCTCGAGAAGGTAAAGCGTACCTGGTCGACAGCCTCGGAGGCGGTCCACAGCCAGGCTGCGTCAATGTGTGCGTCGCCGGTGAGCTGAATGAAGAATTTTTTAAGGAGTGGCTTCAAAGGCTCAAGTGCGGCCTGTGCTTTGATCAGCGAGGTATCAAATGCAGACTGGTCATCCCCATCGAGCGATGCAAGGCTAACGGAGGTTGCTGCGGAATCGAGGAGGTTTTCCTGTGACGTAAGGTCGGCTGGGTCTTTGACGATGGTCGGGAGAAGCTGCGCCGCCGAGACCAGTTCTGTAGCGAGCGCGGCGGGATTGGGCCGTTTGGAAAGGAAGTTTACCTCGACGGAGGCCCCTTCAAAATGCTTAACCTCATAGGTAAGCGGCATGTGGACGGCTATCAGAACCTTGTCGCCCGGCTTCGCGCTTTCGATCAGAGTGCGTCGCGCGAGATAAGTGCCTTCGTCAACACGGTGGCCATTGAAATAGATGGTCTCGTAGAGATAGCCGCGACCGGGACCGAAGCCGCCGACATCGATTTTGAAGGTAATGCGGGTACCGGTGAGATCGTATCCATTAAGCGTCTTGGGAATCTCAATCCAGCGGCGAAGCCAAAGTTCCTTCGGCGACGCGTAGAAAGGCAGCCGAACATTTTTCCAGCTGGAAGTATCGAGGTCGGGGCTTTCACCGTGTTCCACAGGGCCTTCATGCCACTGCCAGTCGCGTGCATCGAGTGCTCCAAAGGAGGAAAGCCGCTGAATAACCGCCTGTGCCGGAGCGGAAAACTGATAGGCATTCGGAGAATGGGACTGCGCTAGCAAGGGCGCCGTAAGGATAAGGAGCGCAATCCAACGAAGTATGGATCCCTTTGCAGACAAGCGAGGCCTTTCCGTAGAGCCGTGGTTTACCGAATACACTCAATGTTCTCCATAAAAGATCTAGATGTCATTGCAAAAGGTCCAGCTTGTATATAAGAGAAGCTCCCATCTTATTTCCAAAAGATAGGCGTCTGGTTTCTTTCATCAAGATTGACCGTTATTGGTGCAATCAGATCAATCAGCTGGCTCAAGTCAAAATCCCGATAAAGATCGAGACAAACTAATTCAGGTGTTTCTGCATACGAAAACTTTTCGCCAAATAATTCGGACAGAGAATGGATTCCTTCTTCCGCCCTAAAGGAAGAGAAATGGCTCGGCCCCAAAGCCGCTGCAACAAGTGCCGCTACTTCAGAGCGAGGACCTCGAGTCACCATCTCGATCTTTTGCCCGGAATAAGGAGCAGCTGATCTCTCTGCCCCAGGCGACGGACTTCCATCAGTGTTGGAATTAGACAGCCACTGGGTCACGCCGATTATTTGTGCTGCCTCGATTCCAAGCGGACGTTCACCGACAGTATTCAGCATCTGGGCAGCACTGCTAAGATTCGGGCGTTCCGGGGTTCCGGGAATACTGTCTCCAAGCAGAATTGGGTCAAACAGCAGAACGCGATATCCGCGGCTCAGTAGATTTCCGGCCTCGACCGCCAGGGAGGTCCGGCCCTTATCGGAGATCAGAATGGCAGTCTTCCCCGCGGCCCGGACCGATGACTGCACCAGAACGCCGGTAGCGCTCAAGCCATTGCTGAACTCAAAGCGGTATCCCCGGCTCTCGATACCTCTCTCATGGAAAGCACTTACAGGCCACGCGTGCACCACACCCACTGTTGCAAATCGCGTGATGCTGCGCAGTGATTCCCGTTTTTTATCTATCTCAGATGGCCGGATGCGATTGTGATGGATTTGTTCGGCCAGCTTCTGTGCGAGGCTAACGATCGTGAGGTTGTCTTTGGGTAGGCCGACAACCAGATCTTCTGCGGGAAGCACTTCCTCATCGGTGTCCGGATCTTCCGTAGCAGATGTCTGAAGGTGAAACTGATCCCTTAAAAAGCGATACGACTGAAGACGGCTATCAAGCTGATAGTTGTGCGTTCCGGGGTCGTCATTCTGGTACCACTGCAGATCGCCCGGATGATGAGCAGCCGTATAGAAAGGCTTGATGTCGTTGTAGACTCCTTGCTTTACGACAGCGGCGCGAAAGCAGCAATCATCCATCGAATTGTAGATCAATAAGGTTGGACGGGGGGCGCGTAACGTCATCAACTGAGCATAGTCAGCGGTCGACCGCACATCGGGTGCATTCTGCTCGGCGTCCCCGGCATACTCTGGATGCTCAACAGCCGTGGTTAGCGAGCTGAACCCGGCGACAGGGATCGATGGTCCAATGCGCTCATCGAGCGTACTAAGAAGCATCGTCTGCCATCCGCCTCCAGACAGGCCTGTCATTGCGATACGCTTTCGGTCGACGCGCGGATCGTTGTAAAGGAAGTCAAGCCCACGACGCATCGCTAGATAAAAAAGCCCGGCTCCGTTCGCTCCCGCGAGATCGAGCAATCCGATATTGTTGTGTGCGTTTTCCGCGGAGGCCAACTCGCCGAAGCCGATCCATTCCAGACTCAAAGCCAGCATTCCATGGCGAGCCTGGTTGATGCAGCGCTTTTGTTTATGTTCCACGGCCTTTCCACCTGGCCCGTGGCCATTCACATTCAGCACAGCAGGCATGCCAGGCGCCAGATGGTCTGGCTCATAGAGTAGAGCTGCAGAGTAAAAACCAGGAACAATCTCGTAGCGATACTTAACGATTCGGTAGCCTTTTCGCTCAATAACTCCGACTCGTTCAAACTTCGGTGCAGAGTTAACCTACTCTTCCGGCCAGCCGTGGTAGATGGTTGTAAGAGCATGTTTTCGCAACGTCTCAGCTTGCTGGTGAAGAGCTGTCTCAGAGCCAACGGGAGGAAGCGCCGGAACTTTTTTCAGTAAAAAGTGCCTCAGCTCATCAGCCACGATAGCCGGGTCTTGCAGCTTCTGTTGCAGCAGGGGATCCAATACCTTGCGAGTAGCCTGCGCTGAAAGGCTCACCGAACAGGCAAGCAGAGACAAACCGAGTGTTCCAATCTTTTTCATAACGTTATTA is a window of Edaphobacter sp. 12200R-103 DNA encoding:
- a CDS encoding glycoside hydrolase family 38 C-terminal domain-containing protein, with the translated sequence MLAQSHSPNAYQFSAPAQAVIQRLSSFGALDARDWQWHEGPVEHGESPDLDTSSWKNVRLPFYASPKELWLRRWIEIPKTLNGYDLTGTRITFKIDVGGFGPGRGYLYETIYFNGHRVDEGTYLARRTLIESAKPGDKVLIAVHMPLTYEVKHFEGASVEVNFLSKRPNPAALATELVSAAQLLPTIVKDPADLTSQENLLDSAATSVSLASLDGDDQSAFDTSLIKAQAALEPLKPLLKKFFIQLTGDAHIDAAWLWTASEAVDQVRFTFSSALQMMREYPQYTLSQSSAQYYEWMEEKFPGIFAEIQKRVKEGRWELVGGMWVEPDLNMTDGESQVRQLLLGKRYFQQKFNVDVKIGWNVDSFGYDWQLPQIYKKSGIDYFITQKLRYNDTNPLPLKLFWWQSPDGSRVLSYFPHDIVQGTEADEMARDLAVAIKLNPGQQELMHVYGPSLGRLNITGARESIENGIDWSNPNRIYPRVEFRTSQSFFNDMNSHIATTGMPVWNYKTLAAGDTHLPVQSDGRIHLPVWNDEIYLEHHRGTFTSQAAQKANMRHSDEWLLDAEKYSSLAWLGGLEYPGEQLTEAWKKKAFNEFHDVAAGTAIAPVYKDAQKDYDEAHRIAYEATSNALRELNSHINTAMHPGVPIVVWNPLSWDRSGMVTVSVQMPQPTPNGISVLDADNKPVLVQVLSKDEATNTYHLLLRPGNVPSVGYTVLHAVPGQRKVTSDLALRGTTMENAFLRVTLDPKTGCITSLYQKKVKFESIVPGQCGNKLETFVDTGRSLTEHNLDSIRVEDAWNIDKDYDKQETDLLALSSIETIERGPLREIIRITRHWSKSTFVQDITLYASTPHVDVVNNIDWHETHVLLKASFPLTATSSAATYEIPYGSIERSTSRNNPVDAARFEVPALRWADLGDSEHGFSLINDSKYGYDALGNVLRLSLLRAPLYPDPTADRGHQHFTYSLYPHPGSWKKAETVLRAYEFNYPMQSFQVEAHTGDLPAKHSLVRVAPDTLVLTAMKKSEDGDSLILRFYEWAGEDTHAKITVPFGASRVLETNLMEQDLKEANTKVTFHKGEIDLDAGPYSINTVRLLYPAHGKSFWQVQGTSHNGSRRLTRSEEN